A window from Chitinophaga filiformis encodes these proteins:
- a CDS encoding ferritin — protein MLSQRMQEALNRQVVMEAQSSQAYLAMGSWAEIQPGLKGVTKFFFKHSDEERFHMLKLIHYINERGGFAIIPALAQPVLTFVSLKKAFEELFAHEVKVSESINDLVDIALEEKDYATHNFLQWYVNEQIEEERVARECNDKLELIGDDKSGLYLFDRDIMTMEQE, from the coding sequence ATGTTGTCACAAAGAATGCAGGAGGCCCTGAACCGTCAGGTGGTAATGGAAGCGCAGTCTTCCCAGGCATATCTGGCAATGGGCAGCTGGGCCGAAATACAGCCCGGTCTGAAAGGCGTAACCAAGTTTTTCTTCAAGCACAGCGATGAGGAGCGGTTCCATATGCTGAAGCTGATCCATTATATCAACGAAAGGGGTGGTTTTGCCATTATACCGGCGTTGGCCCAACCGGTTCTGACCTTTGTTTCCCTGAAAAAGGCATTTGAAGAGTTGTTTGCCCACGAGGTCAAGGTGAGTGAGAGCATTAATGACCTGGTGGATATTGCGCTGGAGGAAAAGGACTATGCCACCCATAATTTTCTGCAATGGTATGTAAATGAACAGATTGAGGAAGAGCGGGTGGCCAGGGAATGTAATGACAAGCTGGAACTGATCGGTGATGACAAGAGCGGTTTGTACCTGTTTGACCGTGATATTATGACAATGGAACAGGAATAA
- a CDS encoding sigma-70 family RNA polymerase sigma factor, with protein MKFCTMYVHYQQVAEEIVSDVFVKCWMDRAKMRDVLKPETYLFIAVKNHALNYNKRFSSLQLVNIDDHEGGAQLVNAASPEMELEKKELFFRMDQAISSLPRQCSIIFRLVKENGMKYKEVAEILNISPRTVHTQMLRAMKKMTVAMEPYLKKAGRQASDNITDSIITTLLIISIFMGN; from the coding sequence GTGAAGTTTTGCACAATGTACGTTCATTATCAACAAGTTGCGGAAGAGATAGTTTCCGATGTATTTGTAAAATGCTGGATGGACAGGGCAAAAATGAGGGACGTTCTCAAGCCTGAGACGTACCTTTTCATTGCTGTAAAGAACCATGCATTAAACTACAATAAGCGTTTTTCCAGTCTTCAACTGGTGAATATAGACGACCATGAAGGCGGTGCACAGCTGGTCAATGCTGCTTCCCCCGAGATGGAACTAGAAAAGAAAGAGTTATTCTTCAGGATGGATCAGGCTATTTCTTCCCTGCCCCGCCAGTGTAGCATTATATTCCGGCTGGTGAAGGAAAATGGGATGAAATACAAGGAGGTTGCGGAGATCCTGAATATATCCCCCCGTACGGTGCATACGCAGATGTTGCGTGCAATGAAAAAGATGACAGTTGCCATGGAGCCTTATCTGAAAAAGGCGGGCAGGCAGGCCTCGGATAATATTACAGATAGTATTATAACGACATTGCTGATAATATCAATATTTATGGGTAATTAA
- a CDS encoding SusD/RagB family nutrient-binding outer membrane lipoprotein produces the protein MKKTLINISCFAALAIGMVGCKSQLDDYYVDPDKTTNPTIEKLFSSIEDNNRARPNYTEMRTIALPMLAAFCQTATIDNKEERYVQPAGPVQDLWNDYYTPSNQGSDLNYNTGNGIVAQYRTMQRLYSNLPLDERPNFQIFMMAGKALLLDQTAQMIDMFGDIPFTEAGSLDMSNTISNAKFQDQKALYDTVLIGLKDVADWFTGTTPNAIASASFTAQDYLMRGSIDKWRRYVNSIRLRYLMRISMVDEARARTEVQEILANPILYPLVDGDGVGDNYSPASTDILLYQLTNYSNTPMNSFTEIRGQIAPDYMLNTVMKPANDPRIPFMFDKNTTKEGKPNKEYVAMPNTAILQGDSISYFATYDSTTYLTNGKLPGIYISASEVNFLKAEAFERWGLTGGTAQGSYELGVRQAIAFMYFLYSQNPNNREGLTMPSSITISQFLTQPSIAYSGDSNTKLAKIWTQKWLHFNVLQARQAWAEWRRTGYPQVYTLPSGRVGYELPPTRFLYPASEVAYNSSYDDAMRAKDKRDAKIFWMKE, from the coding sequence ATGAAAAAAACATTAATAAATATAAGTTGTTTTGCTGCCCTCGCCATTGGTATGGTGGGTTGTAAAAGCCAGCTCGATGATTACTACGTAGACCCTGACAAAACAACTAATCCTACTATTGAGAAACTCTTCTCATCCATAGAGGATAATAACCGCGCAAGACCGAACTATACGGAAATGCGTACCATTGCTTTACCAATGCTGGCTGCATTCTGTCAGACAGCTACGATAGACAATAAAGAGGAAAGATATGTGCAGCCTGCGGGACCTGTACAGGATCTCTGGAATGATTATTATACGCCAAGTAACCAGGGAAGTGATCTGAACTATAATACCGGTAATGGTATTGTGGCCCAGTATCGCACTATGCAACGTCTTTACAGTAACCTGCCGCTCGATGAGCGTCCTAACTTTCAGATCTTCATGATGGCAGGCAAGGCATTGTTACTTGACCAGACAGCACAGATGATCGATATGTTTGGAGATATCCCTTTTACTGAGGCAGGATCACTGGATATGAGCAACACCATATCAAATGCAAAATTCCAGGATCAGAAGGCACTTTATGACACTGTGCTGATAGGATTGAAGGATGTCGCTGACTGGTTTACCGGTACAACTCCGAATGCCATTGCAAGTGCATCTTTCACCGCGCAGGACTATCTCATGAGAGGAAGTATCGATAAATGGCGCCGTTATGTGAATTCAATCCGTCTGCGCTACCTGATGCGCATTTCTATGGTTGATGAAGCAAGAGCAAGAACAGAGGTACAGGAAATTCTCGCTAATCCGATCTTATATCCACTGGTGGACGGAGATGGAGTAGGTGATAACTATAGCCCGGCAAGTACGGATATATTATTGTATCAGCTGACAAACTACAGCAATACGCCTATGAACTCATTCACCGAGATCAGGGGCCAGATTGCACCGGACTATATGCTGAACACAGTAATGAAACCGGCAAATGACCCACGTATTCCGTTTATGTTTGACAAGAACACCACCAAAGAGGGTAAACCAAACAAAGAATACGTTGCGATGCCTAACACAGCAATTCTCCAGGGTGATAGCATTTCTTACTTTGCAACATATGACTCCACTACTTACCTGACCAATGGTAAGCTGCCTGGTATTTACATATCTGCTTCTGAAGTAAACTTCCTGAAGGCCGAAGCATTCGAACGCTGGGGCCTGACAGGTGGTACCGCACAGGGCAGTTACGAACTGGGTGTTCGCCAGGCCATCGCATTCATGTATTTCCTGTATAGTCAGAACCCTAACAACCGTGAAGGGTTAACAATGCCGTCGTCGATCACAATTAGTCAGTTCCTGACGCAGCCTTCCATTGCTTATTCGGGTGATTCCAATACGAAGCTCGCAAAAATATGGACGCAGAAGTGGCTGCACTTCAACGTGCTGCAGGCAAGACAGGCATGGGCAGAATGGCGCCGCACCGGTTATCCGCAGGTATACACCCTACCGTCAGGAAGGGTTGGTTACGAACTGCCTCCTACCAGGTTCCTTTATCCTGCAAGTGAGGTGGCTTATAACAGCAGCTATGATGACGCTATGAGGGCAAAAGATAAACGTGACGCAAAAATTTTCTGGATGAAAGAATAA
- a CDS encoding FecR family protein gives MSERFFEIVIKDLAGDSTPEEGQELQHIMSEDAVFARQYELFRMYWAQNHHDHIDSRRLFSNVQTRISELEKEAGTSVIEPLMTPVRGKGRLVWMSGVAAAVALLISAGVYYYNSLHEPLVAKYTSKGEKSTFMMEDGTRVTLNADSKLEYAANFPQESREVYLTGEAFFDVHSDARKPFIIHANNMDIKVLGTAFNVKSYPNETSTEATLLKGAIEVTVTDNPSEKIVLKPSQKLVVNNDDPKKKKSVSLKDAAPALTTLTYFQQKDTVIMETSWLQNKLVFQDEDFETLARRMERWYNVSIRFNRSGMKQLRFTGILEGETVAEAFSALHLTEDFSYRIEDSTIVIY, from the coding sequence ATGAGTGAACGTTTTTTTGAAATTGTTATAAAGGACCTGGCTGGTGATTCAACACCAGAAGAAGGCCAGGAACTGCAACATATCATGAGTGAGGATGCTGTCTTCGCCAGACAGTATGAGCTGTTCCGCATGTACTGGGCCCAGAATCATCATGATCATATTGACAGCAGAAGACTTTTTTCTAATGTGCAGACGCGTATCAGTGAATTGGAGAAAGAAGCCGGTACGTCAGTCATCGAACCTCTGATGACGCCAGTACGCGGTAAAGGCCGCCTGGTATGGATGTCTGGTGTTGCTGCTGCGGTAGCGCTCCTGATCTCAGCCGGCGTGTACTACTACAACTCACTGCATGAGCCGCTTGTAGCCAAGTATACTTCAAAAGGGGAGAAATCCACCTTTATGATGGAAGATGGCACGCGGGTTACGCTGAATGCGGACAGTAAGCTGGAATATGCAGCTAATTTCCCGCAGGAGAGCCGTGAAGTGTATCTGACCGGAGAGGCTTTCTTCGATGTGCACAGCGATGCACGGAAGCCTTTCATCATTCATGCCAATAACATGGATATTAAGGTACTGGGTACAGCTTTCAACGTAAAATCGTATCCTAACGAAACATCGACAGAAGCAACACTGTTGAAAGGGGCAATAGAAGTAACGGTAACAGACAATCCTTCTGAGAAGATTGTACTGAAACCATCCCAGAAACTGGTCGTAAACAATGACGATCCCAAGAAAAAGAAGTCAGTGAGCCTGAAAGATGCAGCACCTGCATTAACTACCCTGACTTACTTCCAGCAAAAGGATACTGTTATCATGGAAACATCCTGGCTGCAGAACAAACTGGTATTCCAGGATGAAGATTTTGAAACACTTGCAAGAAGAATGGAACGCTGGTATAATGTCAGCATCCGCTTTAACCGGAGTGGCATGAAGCAGCTGAGGTTTACAGGCATCCTGGAAGGAGAAACAGTCGCGGAAGCATTCAGCGCGTTGCACCTGACGGAAGATTTCAGTTACAGAATAGAAGATTCAACGATAGTTATATATTAA
- a CDS encoding SusC/RagA family TonB-linked outer membrane protein: MKLVLGLVLTMSLNVHAAARATKITLNLRDVEFKKVLTVIESQSDYRFMFSNRNIPSDNKVDINVKDAQITTVMDLILNNSGFTYQELSNNLIVIMPKGAQLKAIKVTGKVLDQTGEALIGASVKIKGTSDGVATDENGAFTISVPDDAVLLVSYVGFKTQEIPVNGKTAITITLQPNEKMMNEVVVTALGIKREQKALGYAVSTITSEQITAAGATNFASALYGKAAGVKITTAPGGATSAVNIQIRGVNSLNYNTQPLYVVDGVQIRNNNEKGAAGTNNADYWADPRIRGNGILDINPADIESLTVLKGASATALYGSDAASGVVVITTKKGMKGRGLGVDLNYSHTAERIAFAPQYQNVYGPGYDRKTAGSNTNVDGWVPIGTDGTVRPYFRAYAQFGPKMDGQMVPWWDGSMHPYSPQPDNYKQLFQKGYNSNLNVSLSNMTEKANYRFSYTRSDYKGIQVGGDQQRNTFNLNSTIKLHNKVSLDVVGGYVNTKITNRPLQMARIFNDFNGFFSRAEDMGIIFDKYKTSKGYKWVPYDKPQWNPDEALKYNIRPSEVLNLLWYQLRNQEVEKQDRLLSSVTLNIDLAKGLKFRTRIGNDFTSLNIETKKYNEYPIAFNGGTSTGQYAVAKGRYSIFYSDQLLTFAKDEETRKFGYSFSAGLQTRKETYSDQNSSTNGGLVTANWFSINNSYNVQNTSEQRSGAFKYAYLGIMNLSYMNYLFLEGTARQEYSSTLPSGNNSYFYPSVNTSFVFTEAFHLPTLFTYGKVRASYGLVGNAPPPFESNVTYTQKPISSVNGSVPLLVAQNNYGNEALKSEKKKELEIGTEVKMLHNRLGVDISYYDSRVTDLLMRLNVAVSNGANTRITNVGELHSKGLEVALTATPVARKIKWSTRLNFATNTSSVEQLTPGVNQIVMLWAARNALKVVAEKGQPIGNIYMYPRLKDSKGNFVINDNGLYVIDDSKYEKMGNLLPKIVGGFANTINYHNLSLDFMIDYRFGGMIVSTPLKYQTAAGMFKNTLEGRDAEHGGIPYYINTAGEMVQLPSHTSVPPNGKVYHDGMILDGVTKNGQPNTKLIQAGYYYFNTFNDDPQSWNIPALQKNDYAKLRELVLSYTVSKGTAAKLRLQSLRLSLIGRNLMYVYRTMKNLDPEAPMGGSWLKQGIDEGSSGATRSYGFSLNASF; encoded by the coding sequence ATGAAATTAGTACTAGGACTGGTGCTTACCATGAGTCTGAACGTACACGCGGCCGCCCGCGCAACCAAGATCACTCTTAACCTCCGTGATGTTGAATTTAAGAAAGTACTGACTGTTATCGAAAGTCAGAGCGATTACCGTTTCATGTTCAGCAACAGGAACATTCCGAGTGACAACAAAGTAGATATTAACGTAAAAGACGCACAGATCACTACAGTAATGGATCTGATATTGAACAATTCCGGTTTTACTTACCAGGAGCTGTCCAACAATCTGATCGTTATCATGCCAAAAGGCGCTCAGCTGAAAGCTATTAAAGTTACCGGTAAGGTATTGGACCAGACCGGTGAGGCTTTGATCGGAGCTTCTGTAAAGATCAAAGGGACTTCTGATGGGGTAGCAACGGATGAAAATGGTGCATTTACCATTAGCGTTCCGGACGATGCAGTACTGTTAGTGTCATATGTAGGTTTTAAAACACAGGAAATTCCTGTAAATGGTAAAACCGCCATCACTATCACACTGCAACCAAATGAAAAAATGATGAATGAAGTGGTAGTAACTGCACTGGGTATCAAAAGAGAGCAAAAGGCTCTCGGATACGCAGTAAGTACTATCACTTCTGAACAGATCACTGCTGCCGGTGCCACCAACTTTGCCTCTGCCTTATATGGTAAGGCAGCTGGTGTGAAGATCACAACTGCTCCAGGTGGTGCTACGAGCGCGGTGAATATACAGATCCGTGGTGTGAACTCCCTCAACTACAACACGCAACCGCTGTATGTAGTAGATGGTGTGCAGATCAGGAACAACAACGAAAAAGGTGCAGCAGGTACCAACAACGCTGACTACTGGGCTGACCCACGTATCCGTGGTAACGGTATCCTGGATATCAACCCTGCCGACATCGAAAGCCTGACCGTATTGAAAGGTGCAAGTGCTACCGCGCTGTATGGTTCTGATGCGGCAAGTGGTGTGGTGGTAATCACTACCAAGAAAGGTATGAAAGGAAGAGGTTTGGGTGTTGATCTGAACTATTCACATACTGCCGAGCGAATTGCTTTTGCTCCTCAGTATCAGAACGTCTACGGTCCCGGTTATGACAGAAAGACCGCCGGTTCGAACACTAACGTAGATGGTTGGGTACCCATTGGAACAGATGGAACAGTAAGGCCTTACTTTAGGGCCTACGCCCAGTTCGGTCCGAAAATGGATGGACAGATGGTGCCCTGGTGGGATGGTAGTATGCATCCTTATTCACCCCAACCCGACAACTATAAACAACTCTTTCAGAAGGGATACAATTCAAATTTGAATGTATCCCTTTCGAACATGACGGAAAAAGCGAATTACCGTTTCTCTTATACCCGTAGCGACTATAAAGGTATCCAGGTTGGTGGCGATCAGCAGCGTAATACTTTCAACCTGAACAGTACTATCAAGCTGCATAACAAAGTGAGCCTGGATGTTGTAGGTGGTTATGTAAATACAAAGATCACGAACCGTCCGCTGCAAATGGCACGTATCTTCAACGATTTTAACGGATTCTTCTCACGTGCCGAGGATATGGGTATCATATTCGATAAGTATAAGACCTCCAAGGGATATAAATGGGTACCATATGATAAGCCACAGTGGAACCCTGACGAGGCTTTAAAATATAACATACGTCCGTCAGAAGTACTGAACCTGCTGTGGTATCAGCTGCGTAACCAGGAAGTTGAGAAGCAGGATCGTTTATTGTCCAGCGTAACATTGAACATTGACCTGGCGAAAGGCCTGAAGTTCCGTACCAGGATAGGTAACGACTTTACGAGCCTGAATATCGAAACCAAGAAGTACAACGAGTATCCGATCGCATTCAACGGCGGAACGAGCACTGGTCAATATGCAGTGGCTAAAGGACGTTATTCTATCTTTTATAGCGATCAGTTGCTGACCTTCGCCAAAGATGAGGAAACAAGGAAATTTGGATACTCATTCAGCGCCGGTCTGCAGACACGTAAAGAAACCTACAGTGATCAGAACTCTTCTACCAATGGTGGTCTGGTTACTGCAAACTGGTTCAGTATCAATAACTCCTATAATGTTCAGAATACCTCAGAACAGCGTAGCGGAGCGTTTAAGTACGCTTACCTAGGTATCATGAACCTGAGCTACATGAACTACTTATTCCTGGAAGGTACCGCCCGTCAGGAGTATTCATCAACACTTCCTTCCGGCAATAACAGTTACTTCTATCCATCAGTGAACACGAGCTTCGTCTTCACAGAGGCTTTCCATCTGCCAACGCTCTTTACTTACGGTAAGGTGCGTGCTTCTTACGGTCTCGTAGGTAATGCTCCTCCTCCGTTTGAGTCGAACGTTACCTATACGCAGAAACCAATTTCTTCTGTTAATGGTTCTGTACCCTTACTGGTAGCGCAGAACAACTATGGTAATGAAGCGCTGAAGTCAGAGAAGAAAAAAGAACTGGAAATCGGTACGGAAGTGAAAATGCTCCATAACCGTCTGGGTGTGGACATCTCTTACTATGACAGCCGTGTCACCGACCTGTTGATGCGTTTGAACGTTGCAGTAAGTAATGGTGCAAACACAAGGATCACCAACGTAGGTGAACTGCACAGTAAAGGTCTGGAGGTTGCATTGACAGCTACGCCGGTTGCCAGGAAGATCAAATGGAGCACCCGTTTGAACTTTGCAACAAATACATCAAGTGTTGAACAGTTGACGCCAGGTGTAAACCAGATCGTGATGCTGTGGGCTGCAAGGAACGCCCTGAAAGTGGTTGCCGAGAAAGGCCAGCCTATTGGTAATATTTATATGTACCCGCGCCTGAAAGATAGCAAAGGTAATTTTGTGATTAATGACAATGGACTGTATGTTATTGACGATAGCAAGTACGAGAAAATGGGCAACCTGCTTCCTAAGATAGTAGGTGGTTTTGCGAACACGATCAACTATCATAACCTGTCCCTCGACTTCATGATCGACTACCGTTTCGGTGGAATGATCGTATCTACGCCACTGAAATATCAGACCGCTGCGGGTATGTTTAAAAACACCCTGGAAGGTCGTGATGCGGAACACGGCGGTATTCCATATTACATTAATACCGCTGGTGAGATGGTGCAGCTTCCAAGTCATACCTCAGTTCCTCCGAATGGAAAGGTTTATCATGATGGTATGATCCTGGATGGTGTAACGAAAAATGGCCAGCCAAACACTAAACTCATTCAGGCGGGATATTACTATTTTAACACGTTTAATGACGATCCTCAATCCTGGAACATACCGGCCTTACAAAAGAACGACTATGCAAAACTGCGCGAACTGGTACTATCCTATACCGTTTCAAAAGGAACAGCAGCGAAACTGCGTTTGCAAAGCCTGCGCCTGTCGCTGATAGGAAGAAACCTCATGTATGTTTACAGAACTATGAAGAATCTTGATCCTGAAGCGCCAATGGGTGGTAGCTGGTTAAAACAGGGTATCGATGAAGGTTCTTCCGGTGCTACCCGTAGCTATGGTTTCAGCTTAAACGCCAGTTTCTAA